From a region of the Triticum aestivum cultivar Chinese Spring chromosome 7D, IWGSC CS RefSeq v2.1, whole genome shotgun sequence genome:
- the LOC123166489 gene encoding uncharacterized protein, translating to MKKGALALFLLLLAFGSHGTWCEAAPRRAMAGAALQPHEVQGKRLLEMARPRKLGHTGGRSSGGGASGAGRHTGTGGGAVNTRPHNTKNGGAVALPALVTSALALVFTTVILLSALSF from the exons ATGAAGAAAGGTGCcctcgctctcttcctcctcctcctcgccttcggatCCCATGGCACATGGTGTGAGGCAGCTCCGAGAAGGGCCATGGCCGGTGCAGCTCTCCAGCCCCATG AAGTCCAAGGCAAGAGGCTCCTGGAGATGGCGAGACCCAGGAAGCTTGGGCACACGGGAGGCCGCAGCTCCGGCGGTGGAGCGAGCGGTGCCGGGAGGCACACCGGTACCGGTGGCGGCGCGGTGAACACGAGGCCGCACAACACCAAGAACGGCGGCGCTGTGGCGCTGCCGGCTCTGGTGACCTCCGCTCTGGCACTGGTTTTCACCACTGTCATTCTTCTCTCGGCGCTCAGCTTCTAA